A stretch of Channa argus isolate prfri chromosome 16, Channa argus male v1.0, whole genome shotgun sequence DNA encodes these proteins:
- the rab11fip5a gene encoding serine-rich adhesin for platelets isoform X3, with translation MYDLVMKDKDTSTFSKLKERMKGKRRSSDEDSSSAVLPSGYGSLYRMRQRLPSDGGGEEDYEDDEGGEVRRSKMRTFFLRGKLRKSSDTRSSTSLGSESSESSSRGGSLSPTAGISVVVSDLSNSPSNSSNLTADNSPEHTGNTSPKSASLKCEFGHEAGEISIAVPQPTLCVNGSHAYNVHSLDPGSGKPEGSLGLGLLQKSMPLSMSLQNLSPRASTDLHKGPVGDGRRWSFDKPGEEEKAAIVAALEQSGPMLGEKEEPLGRAAPPEAASTVESESQGKKQRRNLFSHGRGESAGKGQSQLKDESEQAPTATEEKQKGWFGSKDSHSKPSLVVSPKLAPSTDPYPPVLPPHHFPVPHVDFASLVSPLHHTNPFCQSQTATPTVSPCNPFFSLLQHNPFFEDMLTTQHLKPSLPPLTDSSCSRPTVTQLFPRASNPNPARTHDNPTTEDSIVDTRTKSDVIAEVEKQSLHPAPTEGEKLSNLFMSSEELQPDSEWDECFEAFAAGRLQSPKGLTTDYKTQQITPSDHPLEHCNNKGVLLPITDADLSTQVSDPLHPRPFTEVIFEAHKVISPVTSTNKHHLETFAQMLETIPEHLSFESNNLTLNTTSDSLRLNACTDINQANSTTNADYLINTNVHTATCHTSSTQLNNSSPDLGSSGLGSSAEEDFVSCLSSHSDKFSASSFEEAEALNFESNILGFEKSSESAVVKKSKASKSEDDTADRPDDLSVVDVTLQTVIQQKEINEKVGLGGSQRSLSPQSPVLKHQQLLITAGDADSQTLSISNAGHIDLLPKLSEQQLKSVISSHIDEEHEGKGIEDFRNSTKPPLTSTASSSGVKGPLSDLTCESTSVVAQDASQHSPVHFEAFGDFLNTSPAHSDCTLLHTDQRPSSFLQSLYGSTDSQVYQPCESHLPSNSVLELNEVLHCADSILRNELRDNQMISGAALHLQDSTNTPRSPDQEINQTDRCEESFCGAQDNTGALEPSFTVGDDLQVLPQRDNYMCCNPTKTTERSRETQHVLIRDKFSKGPQAESAPLHRSHSEGTLSPLFDKVLLPSFGSDPGAINESSTAQPGADLSRLPLFAPSLTPEGIRSPVVLSPPPPLANASVRSPSSTAPDAVPKPVFQETQQGASHQNSPHPVKPLTTAMQVEEKRTEGRSVLATGLEKLKSTISPGRSSQLSEHETDRKKNPADDQQSLTEGAGSYYHLTHSELVALLLHREAELERQKAKFERQKVLLAKQELELKKLKPQVRDLEDYIDTLLVRIMEQKPTLLQVRSKLK, from the exons ATGTACGACCTTGTCATGAAGGACAAAGATACCTCCACCTTCAGCAAGCTAAAAGAGCGCATGAAGGGGAAGAGGAGATCCAGCGACGAGGACTCCTCGTCTGCCGTCTTGCCAAGTGGATACGGGTCCCTGTATCGGATGCGTCAGCGACTGCCGAGCGATGGAGGCGGGGAGGAGGATTATGAGGACGATGAGGGAGGCGAGGTTCGGCGGAGCAAGATGAGGACCTTTTTTCTGAGAGGGAAGCTGAGGAAGTCTTCAGATACTCGCTCCAGCACGTCACTAGGCTCGGAGAGCAGCGAGTCATCATCCCGGGGCGGGAGCCTTAGTCCCACAGCCGGCATCAGCGTGGTGGTCTCTGATCTCTCCAACTCACCCAGTAACAGCAGCAACCTGACAGCAGATAACAGCCCAG AGCACACGGGAAACACATCGCCCAAGTCGGCCTCTCTCAAATGTGAGTTTGGCCATGAGGCTGGAGAGATCAGCATCGCAGTGCCTCAGCCCACTTTGTGCGTTAACGGAAGCCATGCTTACAACGTTCATTCCCTGGACCCAGGCTCAGGAAAACCTGAAGGTTCGTTAGGCCTGGGACTGTTGCAGAAGTCTATGCCTCTGTCCATGTCTCTGCAGAACCTTAGCCCCAGGGCCTCCACAGACCTCCACAAAGGCCCTGTGGGAGACGGGCGACGCTGGTCTTTTGACAAACCGGGCGAGGAGGAAAAGGCTGCCATAGTAGCAGCTTTGGAGCAAAGTGGCCCCATGCTGGGTGAAAAGGAGGAGCCTTTGGGACGGGCTGCTCCGCCCGAAGCTGCTTCCACAGTGGAGTCAGAGAGCCAAGGGAAAAAGCAGAGGAGGAACTTGTTCTCCCACGGGAGGGGTGAGTCTGCAGGGAAAGGGCAGAGTCAGTTGAAGGATGAGTCTGAACAGGCCCCCACTGCCACTGAGGAGAAACAGAAGGGGTGGTTTGGATCAAAGGACTCGCATAGCAAACCCAG CCTGGTGGTGTCACCTAAACTAGCGCCCAGCACTGACCCCTATCCACCAGTCCTCCCACCTCACCATTTCCCAGTTCCCCATGTAGATTTTGCCTCTCTGGTCTCTCCACTGCATCACACTAACCCCTTCTGCCAATCACAGACTGCTACCCCTACCGTATCCCCCTGCAaccctttcttctctcttctccagCACAATCCTTTCTTTGAAGACATGCTAACCACTCAGCACCTAAAACCTTCGCTGCCTCCTTTAACCGATTCCTCCTGTTCCCGGCCCACCGTAACTCAGCTCTTTCCACGGGCGAGTAACCCTAACCCCGCTCGGACCCACGACAACCCAACCACAGAGGACTCCATCGTGGACACACGTACAAAAAGTGACGTAATTGCTGAAGTTGAGAAACAATCCTTGCATCCAGCTcccacagagggagagaagctGTCCAACCTTTTTATGTCCTCTGAGGAGTTGCAACCAGATTCAGAGTGGGACGAATGCTTTGAAGCATTTGCAGCTGGCAGGCTACAGTCTCCCAAAGGTCTGACCACAGATTACAAAACGCAACAAATAACACCCAGTGACCATCCACTGGAACACTGCAATAATAAAGGAGTATTACTACCTATAACAGATGCTGATCTAAGCACACAAGTGAGTGACCCACTACATCCTCGCCCTTTCACAGAAGTTATTTTTGAAGCCCATAAAGTCATCAGTCCGGTGACCAGCACTAACAAACATCATCTTGAGACATTTGCACAAATGCTTGAAACAATCCCAGAGCACCTAAGCTTTGAAAGTAACAACCTAACTTTAAATACTACTTCTGACTCTCTAAGACTAAATGCATGCACTGACATTAATCAAGCTAACAGCACTACTAACGCAGATTATTTAATCAACACTAATGTGCACACAGCCACCTGTCACACTTCATCTACACAGCTCAACAACAGCTCTCCAGATCTTGGTTCTTCAGGTCTTGGCAGTTCCGCCGAAGAAGATTTCGTCTCCTGTCTTTCTTCTCATTCAGACAAATTCTCAGCATCCTCCTTCGAGGAAGCCGAAGCACTGAACTTTGAGAGCAACATCCTTGGCTTTGAGAAGAGCTCTGAGTCAGCAGTggtaaaaaaatcaaaggcCTCAAAATCTGAAGATGACACTGCTGACAGGCCTGATGATCTCTCCGTAGTTGATGTGACCCTGCAAACTGTTATTCAGCAGAAGGAAATTAATGAAAAGGTAGGTTTGGGTGGTTCTCAGAGGTCATTGTCTCCACAGTCCCCAGTGCTCAAACATCAGCAGCTTTTAATTACTGCAGGAGATGCAGACTCTCAGACACTAAGCATTTCTAATGCAGGTCATATAGACCTGTTGCCAAAACTCTCTGAACAACAACTGAAGTCAGTCATCTCTTCACATATAGACGAGGAGCACGAGGGGAAAGGCATAGAGGATTTCAGAAACTCCACAAAGCCGCCATTAACTAGCACAGCCTCCTCCTCTGGTGTTAAGGGGCCTTTGTCAGACTTAACCTGTGAGAGCACCAGTGTAGTAGCACAGGATGCTAGCCAACATTCCCCTGTGCATTTTGAGGCTTTTGGTGATTTCCTGAATACCAGTCCTGCACACTCCGACTGCACACTACTGCACACGGATCAGAGACCCAGCAGCTTTCTCCAAAGCCTTTATGGGAGCACTGACTCGCAGGTTTACCAACCCTGTGAGTCTCACCTGCCCTCCAATAGTGTCTTAGAGCTAAATGAAGTGCTACACTGTGCAGACTCCATACTCCGTAATGAGCTGAGGGACAATCAGATGATTTCTGGTGCTGCTTTGCACCTACAAGATTCCACCAATACACCCAGGTCACCTGATCAAGAGATCAACCAAACTGACAGATGTGAGGAATCATTTTGTGGAGCGCAGGACAACACGGGAGCACTTGAGCCCAGTTTTACAGTTGGGGATGATCTTCAAGTACTGCCACAGAGGGACAATTACATGTGCTGTAATCCAACGAAAACGActgaaagaagcagagaaaccCAGCATGTCCTCATACGGGACAAGTTCTCAAAAGGCCCTCAGGCAGAATCTGCTCCGCTACACCGCTCCCACTCTGAGGGCACACTGAGTCCTCTCTTTGACAAAGTCCTTTTGCCCTCCTTTGGAAGTGATCCTGGTGCCATAAACGAATCCTCCACAGCCCAACCAGGTGCTGACCTCTCCCGTCTCCCCTTGTTTGCTCCTTCTCTAACTCCTGAAGGTATTAGGTCCCCTGTAGTGCTCAgtcctccccctccccttgCCAATGCTTCTGTGAGGTCACCATCCAGTACTGCACCAGACGCTGTGCCAAAGCCAGTGTTTCAGGAGACGCAACAGGGAGCCAGTCACCAGAACAG CCCCCACCCGGTGAAGCCCCTGACCACTGCCATGCAGGTTGAGGAGAAGCGGACTGAGGGCCGGTCAGTGCTGGCCACCGGCCTGGAGAAGCTCAAGTCCACCATTAGCCCTGGGAGGAGCAGCCAGCTCAGCGAGCAcgagacagacaggaagaag AATCCAGCAGATGATCAGCAG TCTCTGACAGAAGGAGCGGGCTCGTACTACCACCTGACCCACAGCGAACTGGTCGCCCTGCTGCTGCATcgtgaggcagagctggagaggCAGAAGGCCAAGTTTGAGCGCCAAAAAGTTTTACTGGCTAAGCAGGAGCTGGAGCTGAAGAAGCTGAAGCCGCAGGTCAGAGATCTGGAGGACTACATTGACACGCTGCTGGTGCGCATCATGGAGCAGAAGCCCACTCTCCTGCAAGTGCGCTCCAAGTTGAAGTGA